The Microbacterium sp. Root61 genomic interval CCGGCCCTCCTGAGCTTCTCGACGGCCCCTTTGCGGAGCAGGCTGTCGAGACCCTCCGCACCCGAACTCTCGCCCAGTTCCACGATGGCGTGACGGTGCGGATGACGGAGCAAGGCCAGGACATCGTCCTGCGCGGCGCGGCCGTCATGGTCCTCTCCGGACAACTCGGGGTGTCCTAGACGCCCCTTCCCTCCGGGGCGACCCGGAAGCAATACCCCCCTGGATGGGCCACCCGGTCCACCCGAACACCAAGAAACATCGAAGGAAGACACCATGAACAAGAAGCTCGGAGCCTTCGCCCTCCTGGGCGCCTCGGCTGTCGTGCTCGCGGGGTGCGCCGGTGGTACCGGTGGCACGCCCAGCGACGCGGCTGACGGCGGCAACATCACTGTCTGGCTGGTCGGTACCGATACCCCGGACACAGCTCGCGAATACCTGAAGTCGACGTTCGAATCGGAGAACAAGGGATGGACCCTCACCGTCGAGGAGAAGACCTGGGCTGACACCAACGAGACGTACGTGGCTGCGCTGTCCTCCAGCGACTCCCCGGACGTCGTCGAGGTCGGCAACACGCAGGCGCTCGGCTTCATCGACCAGGGTCTGTTCGCCGACATCACCGACATGAAGGCCGACCTCGGCGGCGACGACCTGCTCCCCGGCCTCGTGGACGCGGGCACCTACGACGGCGACTTCTACGCCGCGCCCTACTACGCGGGTGGACGCATCGTCTTCTACACGCCCCAGATCGTGACCGACGCAGTGCCGACCACGCTGGACGAGTACGTCGCCAACGGCATCGCGATGAAGACCGACACGGTCTCGGGCATCTACGCCCCGGGCAAGGACTGGTACAACGCCCTTCCCTACGTCTGGGCACACGGCGGCGAGATCGCGGTCAAGGACGGCGACACCTGGGACGCGCAGTTCTCCAGCGACGACAGCGTCGCCGGTCTCTCGCAGCTGCAGGAGGTCTACCTGAAGGCCACGAACGCGCCGGCCGACGGTGACGAGGCCAACCCGCAGGTGCCGTTCTGCGCCGGCGAGGTCGGGTACCTCTCGGCTCCCGGCTGGGTGAAGTGGTCGATCCTGGCTCCGGCGGACGACGCCAAGGCTCCGGGCTGCCCCGACACCTACGGCAAGGACCTCGCCGCGTTCCCGCTGCCCGGTCTGAAGGCGGGCGAAACCGCTCCCATCTTCGCCGGTGGCTCCAACATCGCGGTCGCCGCCAAGAGCGCCAACCCCGAGCAGGCCAAGGCCGCGCTGACGATCCTCCTCTCCGAGGGCTACCAGCAGCTCCTGGCTGAGGGTGGACTGACCCCGGGAATCATCTCGGCCGCGGAGTTCCTCCCGCAGGACCCGATCACGCAGGCGCAGGCCACCGCGCTCGCGAACTCGAAGTTCACCCCGATGAGCCCCAACTGGAGCGAGGTCGAGAAGGCCCTCCTCATCCCGGACGCGCTCGTCAAGATCGCCCAGGGCGGCGACGTCAAGGCGATCGCCACCGATCTGGACAAGCAGATCGAAGCGATCCTCAACAAGTAGCAGGACAGGGGGTCCCGAGCCCGCTCGGGACCCCCTTCCCCCGCTCCGATCTCTCGGACAGGCTCAGGATGCCGCGACGCCCACGCTGCGCTTGTCCCGGAGGCCGGATGCGCCGGTCGATCGACCGCGCCCGCCAGCCGCACCGCGACTTCGCGTGCCCGCGCTCGGCATCCCCTGAATTCCACACATCTCCCATCAGCAGAGAGGAGGCGAGATGAGCGCCCCCACCACCACGCGAAAGCGCACCGACAAGGCCGCGAACGGCATGCCGTACGCCGACCCGTTCCTGCGCGAAGCCGTCAAGCGCCGCCGCAACAACCGCAGCGCCTGGACCCTGCTCGCCCCGTCCGTGATCATCCTGGCCGTCATGGTCGGATACCCGGCCGTACTCATGGTCATCCAGTCGTTCACCGACTACGAGATCAAGAACAAGGTGCAGGGCACCCTGCCCAACTTCGTGGGCCTCGCCAACTACATCGAGATCTTCTCGCAGTCCGATTTCCCCGCCGTGCTGATGCGCAGCCTCGGGCTCATGGTCGTGCTGACCGTGCTCATCATGCTGTTCGGCACCCTGATCGCAGTCCTGATGACGCGCCTGTCGCGCGCCTGGCGCATCTCGGTCTCGGTCGGCCTGCTGCTGGCTTGGGCGATGCCGCCCCTGTCGGCCACCGTCGTCTGGGGATGGATCTTCGACACCCAGTACGGCCTGGTGAACTACCTGCTCAACACGATCACCGGGACCACCGACTGGACCAACCACTCCTGGCTGATCGACCCGTGGTCGTTCTACTTCGTGCTGACGATCATCATCGTGTGGCAGTCGGTGCCGTTCGTCGCCTTCACCACGTACGCGGCCCTCGGACAGGTTCCCGGAGAGGTGCTCGAGGCATCCTCCATCGACGGGGCGACCGGACTCAAGCGCTTCCGCTTCATCGTCTTCCCGTACCTGCGCAGCGTGATGACCGTCGTGCTGATCCTCCAGATCATCTGGAACCTGCGCATCTTCACCCAGGTGTACGCCCTGCAGAGCAGGGGCGGCATCGCATCCGAGACCAACGTGCTGGGCACGTACCTGTTCCGGCAAGGCGTCGGTGAATTCGGCGTCACCGCCGCCATCGGCGTGGTCATGGTCATTCTGCTGATGTCGCTCTCGTGGGGCTACATCCGTTCCACCCTGAAGGAGGAGGAGCTGTGAGCACCCAGGTCACCCCCGGGACCCAGCTCGGGACCATCGGCGTCGAGGCCATCGAGCCGCGCGCCACGAAGCAGGGCTCGATCCGCGCTCGCCGCCCGTCGGCGCGCCGCGTCGGCACCCGGACGCTCCTGAACATCGCGGCCTTCGTCGTGGTGGTGTGCAGCGTCTTCCCGGTCTACTGGATGGTGAACATGTCGTTCACCCCCGGCCCGCGCATCATCAGCCGGTCACCCAGCCTGATCCCGCTCGAGTTCACGTGGCAGAACTACGTGACGGCATGGACCCGTGAGGCCGCGCCCGGCCAGACCGACTTCCCGCACGCGCTGATGACATCGACCATCGTCACCATCGGCGTCATCCTGTTCACGCTGCTGTTCGCGTTCCTGGCGTCGGTCGCCGTGGCCCGCTTCCACTTCCGTGGCCGTCGCGGCTTCATCGTCGCGGTGCTCATCGTGCAGATGGTCCCGGGCGAGGCGATGATGTTCACGATCTACGGGATGATCGACGACTGGCACCTGATGAACACCATGGTCGGGCTCGGCATCGTCTACGTCGCCATGGTGGTGCCGTTCACGATCTGGACCCTGCGCGGATTCGTCGCCGGTGTTCCGGCCGACCTCGAAGAGGCCGCCATGATCGACGGGTGCACCAAGAACCAGGCGTTCTGGAAGGTCACGTTCCCGCTGCTCGCACCGGGCCTGGTCGCCACCGGCATCTTCGCCTTCATCCAATCGTGGAACGAGTTCACGATGGCGCTGCTGCTCATGAAGGGCTACAGCCTGACCCTGCCGACCTGGCTCAACTCGTTCCAGTCGGCCACCGAGGCCACCAACTGGGGTGCCGTCATGGCCGGGTCCACGCTTATCGCCATCCCCGTCGTGATCTTCTTCCTCATCGTCCAGGGTCGTATGACCGGTGGACTCGTCGCCGGGGCGGTCAAGGGCTGATGCGCGTCAGCACTGCTGCCGCCTTCCGCAGGGAGGTCGGCCGATGAAGGTCGGACTCGACGTCGGTGGAACCAAGACCGACGCCGTCGCGGTGCGCGATGACGGACAGATCGCCGGCCGCGTGCGCCTCGCCACCGGGTGGGGGCCTGATGCGGTCGCACGGACCGTCGTGGATGCGGTGACCGCCCTGGCGGACAGCATCGGCATCGAGCGCTCCACGATCGGCTCGATCGGGGTCGGCATGCCCGGCCAGGTCGAACCGGGCACGACGCGGGTCGTGCACGCCGTCAACCTCGGCGTCGACGAACTGGACCTCGCTGCGGCGGTCGAGCCCGAGCTCGGGGTCCCGGTGCGCGTCGAGAACGACGTGAAGGCCGCGGCGCTGGGCGCGTACGCGCTGCACAGCGGGGCGACGTCGATGGCGTACCTCAACCTCGGCACCGGCGTCGCCGCGGGCATCGTCATGAACGGTCAGCTGTGGCGCGGTGCGTTCGGCACCGCCGGCGAGGTCGGACACATCTCGGTCGATCCGAACGGGCCGCTGTGCCGCTGCGGGCAGCACGGGTGCATCGAGGCACTCGCGGGCGGTGGTGCCATCGCCGAGCGGTGGGCCCGCGCCGGGGCGCTTCCGGTGCGCGATGTGTTCGACGCCGCCGATGCCGGTGACGCCCAGGCCCGCATCCTGCGTGACGGACTCGCGAGCGGGGTGGCCGCGGCGGTGCGCGTGCTCGTGCTGACCGCCGACGTCGACACCGTCGTGCTCGGCGGGGGGATCACGGCGCTCGCCGATCGCCTGATGGCGGATGTCGCAGCCGAACTCGCGGCCAGCGCCGCGGCGTCCCCGTTCATGCGCTCACTGCGGTTGGATGGACGTGTCGAGCTTCTTCCCGTGGGATCCCCTGCGGCGGCGCTCGGCGCGGCGCTC includes:
- a CDS encoding extracellular solute-binding protein; this translates as MNKKLGAFALLGASAVVLAGCAGGTGGTPSDAADGGNITVWLVGTDTPDTAREYLKSTFESENKGWTLTVEEKTWADTNETYVAALSSSDSPDVVEVGNTQALGFIDQGLFADITDMKADLGGDDLLPGLVDAGTYDGDFYAAPYYAGGRIVFYTPQIVTDAVPTTLDEYVANGIAMKTDTVSGIYAPGKDWYNALPYVWAHGGEIAVKDGDTWDAQFSSDDSVAGLSQLQEVYLKATNAPADGDEANPQVPFCAGEVGYLSAPGWVKWSILAPADDAKAPGCPDTYGKDLAAFPLPGLKAGETAPIFAGGSNIAVAAKSANPEQAKAALTILLSEGYQQLLAEGGLTPGIISAAEFLPQDPITQAQATALANSKFTPMSPNWSEVEKALLIPDALVKIAQGGDVKAIATDLDKQIEAILNK
- a CDS encoding carbohydrate ABC transporter permease, which encodes MSAPTTTRKRTDKAANGMPYADPFLREAVKRRRNNRSAWTLLAPSVIILAVMVGYPAVLMVIQSFTDYEIKNKVQGTLPNFVGLANYIEIFSQSDFPAVLMRSLGLMVVLTVLIMLFGTLIAVLMTRLSRAWRISVSVGLLLAWAMPPLSATVVWGWIFDTQYGLVNYLLNTITGTTDWTNHSWLIDPWSFYFVLTIIIVWQSVPFVAFTTYAALGQVPGEVLEASSIDGATGLKRFRFIVFPYLRSVMTVVLILQIIWNLRIFTQVYALQSRGGIASETNVLGTYLFRQGVGEFGVTAAIGVVMVILLMSLSWGYIRSTLKEEEL
- a CDS encoding carbohydrate ABC transporter permease, which codes for MSTQVTPGTQLGTIGVEAIEPRATKQGSIRARRPSARRVGTRTLLNIAAFVVVVCSVFPVYWMVNMSFTPGPRIISRSPSLIPLEFTWQNYVTAWTREAAPGQTDFPHALMTSTIVTIGVILFTLLFAFLASVAVARFHFRGRRGFIVAVLIVQMVPGEAMMFTIYGMIDDWHLMNTMVGLGIVYVAMVVPFTIWTLRGFVAGVPADLEEAAMIDGCTKNQAFWKVTFPLLAPGLVATGIFAFIQSWNEFTMALLLMKGYSLTLPTWLNSFQSATEATNWGAVMAGSTLIAIPVVIFFLIVQGRMTGGLVAGAVKG
- a CDS encoding ROK family protein — translated: MKVGLDVGGTKTDAVAVRDDGQIAGRVRLATGWGPDAVARTVVDAVTALADSIGIERSTIGSIGVGMPGQVEPGTTRVVHAVNLGVDELDLAAAVEPELGVPVRVENDVKAAALGAYALHSGATSMAYLNLGTGVAAGIVMNGQLWRGAFGTAGEVGHISVDPNGPLCRCGQHGCIEALAGGGAIAERWARAGALPVRDVFDAADAGDAQARILRDGLASGVAAAVRVLVLTADVDTVVLGGGITALADRLMADVAAELAASAAASPFMRSLRLDGRVELLPVGSPAAALGAALIGAARDPEEALAHG